A stretch of the Lytechinus variegatus isolate NC3 chromosome 5, Lvar_3.0, whole genome shotgun sequence genome encodes the following:
- the LOC121414751 gene encoding uncharacterized protein LOC121414751, translated as MTTNGALGTNGDTNHKKPRVLMWCVPRSVSTAMTKCMSFVEGAEIWLEPYVISKAAEDTHNIYHPESVFPLELDGNVDVFREAAIKLTIGGDDFDQEHLDLLSPVTLKQKFDNIDPSKEFVFIKDMAVGMPPSRYPYLPDRSSGFKHFFLIRHPVKAYKSLRAKLLNFLLTADPELLESAGMKKPDEKTFHVVNDVPPPREGTQYNYEAVHQLWTHIKRTVDDDPVIVDIDEVLENPSAMLPRMCAALGIPYSDSLLSWDASSDVVLKWKSSCSNVRDSPRYAMWFDNAFKSSCFKASSTTASLDDASDDIKEIVEKEMPFYEEMYNLRITV; from the exons ATGACCACCAATGGAGCACTCGGGACGAACGGGGACACCAACCACAAAAAACCCCGTGTCCTCATGTGGTGCGTGCCTCGGTCTGTGTCGACGGCGATGACGAAATGCATGAGCTTCGTCGAGGGCGCCGAGATCTGGTTGGAACCGTACGTCATCAGCAAGGCAGCCGAAGACACCCATAACATATACCATCCCGAGAGCGTCTTCCCCTTGGAGCTGGACGGAAATGTCGATGTGTTCAGGGAAGCTGCAATAAAGTTGACGATCGGAGGGGACGATTTCGACCAAGAGCACCTCGATTTGTTATC ACCGGTGACGCTGAAGCAGAAGTTCGACAATATTGATCCTTCTAAAGAATTCGTCTTCATCAAAGACATGGCAGTCGGGATGCCACCGAGTCGCTATCCGTATCTACCCGATCGATCCAGTGGATTCAAGCACTTCTTCCTCATACGGCATCCCGTTAAAGCTTACAAGTCGTTGCGCGCGAAACTTCTGAACTTTCTTCTCACAGCTGATCCTGAGTTATTGGAGAGTGCCGGTATGAAGAAACCCGATGAGAAGACGTTTCATGTCGTCAACGACGTGCCTCCGCCTCGAGAAGGAACGCAATACAACTACGAGGCAGTTCACCAACTCTGGACCCACATCAAGAGGACGGTCGACGACGACCCGGTGATCGTGGACATCGACGAGGTCCTGGAGAATCCCTCGGCGATGTTGCCGCGGATGTGCGCTGCGTTGGGGATCCCGTACTCCGATAGCTTGCTGTCGTGGGACGCGTCGTCCGACGTCGTCCTGAAATGGAAGAGCTCGTGTTCGAACGTCCGTGATTCTCCAAGGTATGCCATGTGGTTCGACAATGCCTTCAAAAGCTCATGCTTCAAGGCCTCATCCACCACGGCATCACTTGATGACGCTAGTGACGACATCAAAGAAATTGTCGAAAAGGAAATGCCTTTCTATGAAGAAATGTATAATCTACGAATAACAGTctaa